One part of the Halobacteriovorax vibrionivorans genome encodes these proteins:
- a CDS encoding autotransporter domain-containing protein → MGLFRGAILAFMVTSALGATSTASMPSVPATTTTQQTAATPNPEENTIWQKLKKSPFNAQYLVEGSNGFKESINGYSFYNYLYLGYNINDRFAVKVVPYWQTDFSEKQENKDGSRTIHQQYGATQARLYVKKLLTDKENGYDLYLQYRLYHYPAATRKSGYDAKQRFYLIGGKTINDKLRIGTYAFYESYIRNSGKSSLLANYYAAVAPTYYISDKLYTSLTIDYYRQQRKSGSTEAETLSVSPEIGYSFPFVSLSASLALEPVDFRGEDPDFVDETLKNARLVVSAYFSIL, encoded by the coding sequence ATGGGATTATTTAGGGGAGCGATACTCGCATTCATGGTTACCAGCGCACTTGGTGCTACATCAACGGCATCAATGCCTTCAGTACCAGCTACAACGACAACTCAACAAACAGCAGCGACACCAAATCCAGAAGAAAACACAATTTGGCAAAAACTAAAAAAATCACCATTTAATGCACAGTATTTAGTGGAAGGCTCAAACGGTTTTAAAGAGTCAATTAATGGATATAGTTTCTATAACTACCTATATTTAGGTTACAATATCAACGATAGATTTGCTGTAAAAGTTGTTCCTTATTGGCAAACAGACTTCTCAGAAAAACAAGAAAATAAAGATGGAAGCCGTACAATTCATCAACAATACGGTGCAACTCAAGCAAGACTTTATGTTAAGAAACTTTTAACTGATAAAGAAAATGGTTACGACCTTTATCTTCAATACCGTCTATACCACTACCCGGCCGCCACAAGAAAGTCTGGATATGATGCAAAACAACGCTTTTACCTAATTGGTGGAAAGACGATTAACGATAAATTAAGAATCGGTACTTATGCATTTTACGAAAGTTATATTAGAAACTCTGGTAAATCATCTCTTTTAGCAAATTACTACGCAGCAGTTGCTCCTACATATTATATAAGTGATAAGCTATATACATCACTTACAATTGACTACTATAGACAACAAAGAAAATCTGGAAGTACAGAAGCTGAGACTCTTTCAGTTTCTCCAGAAATTGGATACAGCTTCCCATTTGTTTCTCTATCAGCATCACTAGCTCTAGAGCCAGTAGACTTTAGAGGTGAAGATCCTGATTTCGTTGATGAAACACTTAAGAATGCCAGACTAGTAGTGTCGGCCTATTTCTCAATCCTATAA
- the tmk gene encoding dTMP kinase: MENTNEITNLTQYFRKAAFPGSYFFSFEGIEGSGKSTQIVKIKDYLETKGFNVIVIREPGGTAFGEKLRQAILTSTQELHPAAEAHLFASARAQNLSSLILPELETPNTVVICDRFLDSSIAYQGVARGLGPEYILNIHSSFPLNIVPHKTFYLRIDLQKSLERQRLRNMPKDYFESRDNSFHQNLIEGYDYCASIFSDRVSVIDGSQSMDDVTNELINNIDQIINAKE; encoded by the coding sequence ATGGAAAACACAAATGAAATCACGAATTTAACACAATACTTTAGAAAGGCCGCTTTCCCTGGCTCATATTTTTTCAGTTTCGAAGGTATCGAAGGATCTGGAAAATCAACTCAAATCGTAAAGATTAAAGACTATCTAGAAACAAAAGGTTTCAACGTAATTGTCATTAGAGAACCAGGTGGAACAGCATTTGGGGAAAAGCTTAGACAAGCAATTCTGACGTCTACACAAGAACTTCACCCAGCAGCAGAAGCACACTTATTTGCTTCAGCAAGAGCACAGAATCTTTCATCATTAATTCTTCCAGAGCTTGAAACACCTAATACTGTTGTTATCTGTGACCGTTTCCTTGATAGCTCAATAGCCTACCAAGGTGTAGCAAGAGGTTTAGGGCCAGAATATATTTTAAATATTCACTCTAGCTTCCCTCTTAATATCGTTCCTCATAAAACATTCTACCTAAGAATTGATTTACAAAAGTCATTAGAGAGGCAGCGACTAAGAAATATGCCTAAAGACTATTTTGAATCAAGAGATAATAGCTTTCATCAAAACCTCATTGAAGGATATGATTATTGTGCAAGTATTTTCTCTGATCGCGTATCAGTAATAGATGGTTCACAGAGCATGGATGATGTTACAAACGAATTAATAAATAACATTGACCAAATTATTAATGCAAAAGAATAA
- a CDS encoding PSP1 domain-containing protein, whose translation MTDNNTTQDSDQSEAAKNTETKQAKDSPRESNKEQKKKANKFSKHDDKLAKEQEGKFEEGQTLTMVRVRFPGNAKSQPFLLGKRKFTYGQKVIAMSDRGMTVGYINSFPYEVEFDKSMLPIRSISKVATQEDIDEQKSYMKKENEAEVTCIRLIEKHNLNMNLTHVEFIQFGKKAVFYFTAPERVDFRNLVKDLVSEIKMRIELRQISVRDRAAALGATGACGLQTCCSYFLTNYGNTSIKMAKNQNLALIPAKINGVCGQVKCCIKYEDDVYTNKREFLPGEGSYIRTKNGDIGKVLKLHILLEQFEMLTDRGYIRRYYKNQFDRKRCRPPKDWKFPTEFRSITKENSVVIGIEELEEELRLRKQAFLKSLHDEDDDQDEDAHELMDDEESTSDDEEIEKLPLDSSEDENDNIPKENVEKKRHNNNRPKRRSNNNRNRGPRNDKSDNKDGEKKSRGRNNRNRPPKGKGGGNFRKPSGEKSENKGANSPKKSDQ comes from the coding sequence ATGACTGATAATAATACGACGCAGGACTCTGATCAATCAGAAGCTGCTAAAAATACAGAGACAAAACAAGCAAAGGACTCTCCTCGAGAATCCAATAAAGAGCAAAAGAAAAAAGCAAATAAGTTCAGTAAGCACGATGACAAACTTGCTAAAGAGCAAGAGGGAAAGTTCGAAGAAGGACAGACCCTAACGATGGTTCGTGTTAGATTTCCTGGTAATGCTAAATCTCAGCCTTTTTTACTTGGTAAGAGAAAGTTTACTTATGGCCAAAAAGTTATTGCCATGAGTGACCGCGGAATGACTGTAGGTTATATCAACTCTTTTCCATATGAAGTTGAATTTGATAAATCAATGCTACCAATCCGCTCCATCTCAAAAGTTGCCACTCAAGAAGATATTGACGAGCAAAAAAGCTATATGAAAAAAGAAAATGAGGCTGAAGTCACATGTATTCGCCTCATTGAAAAACATAATCTCAATATGAACCTAACTCACGTTGAATTTATTCAATTTGGGAAAAAGGCCGTTTTCTACTTCACAGCTCCAGAGCGTGTTGACTTTAGAAACCTCGTCAAAGACCTCGTTTCTGAAATAAAGATGCGTATTGAACTTCGTCAAATTTCAGTTAGAGACCGTGCTGCTGCACTTGGTGCTACCGGTGCTTGTGGACTACAAACGTGTTGTTCATACTTTCTAACCAACTACGGTAATACATCGATTAAAATGGCAAAGAATCAAAATCTTGCCCTTATCCCGGCCAAGATTAATGGTGTTTGTGGACAAGTTAAATGCTGTATTAAGTATGAAGATGATGTTTATACAAATAAGAGAGAGTTCCTTCCAGGTGAAGGATCATATATTCGCACTAAAAATGGCGATATTGGAAAGGTCCTAAAGCTTCATATTCTCCTTGAACAATTTGAAATGCTTACAGACCGTGGCTATATCCGCCGCTACTACAAGAATCAATTCGACCGCAAACGTTGTCGTCCACCAAAAGATTGGAAATTCCCGACAGAGTTTAGATCAATCACAAAAGAGAACTCTGTTGTTATTGGAATTGAAGAACTAGAAGAAGAGCTACGCCTAAGAAAGCAAGCATTTCTAAAGAGCCTTCACGATGAAGATGATGATCAAGACGAAGATGCTCATGAGTTAATGGATGATGAAGAATCGACTTCAGATGATGAGGAAATTGAAAAGCTTCCTCTTGATTCAAGTGAAGATGAAAATGACAATATTCCAAAAGAAAATGTCGAAAAGAAGCGTCATAACAATAATAGGCCAAAGAGACGATCAAATAATAATCGCAATCGCGGCCCTAGAAATGACAAATCAGATAATAAAGATGGTGAAAAGAAGTCTCGTGGGAGAAATAATCGCAACCGTCCACCAAAAGGTAAAGGCGGTGGAAACTTCCGTAAACCATCAGGTGAAAAGTCTGAAAACAAAGGGGCCAACTCCCCTAAGAAGTCTGATCAATAA
- a CDS encoding alpha/beta hydrolase encodes MTSNQKNYPNIVFFPGLNQAPGSFIFSNPNVKYISLSFNKKARPNLKEDCERIKEVFKTNPTAHIVAHSLSALLIEWLIQHDVIEVGDRKITYVAPAFIPRNKLAKLVGKVAKGPAAILPIPSLAPIKTRVRSYVSLGVYREIILLNEKIELKKCLRKVVVDKKDEMLNVKFLGKLPNIEMVRENRFPHHRAYDSLKRIIDQTS; translated from the coding sequence GTGACTTCTAATCAAAAAAACTATCCAAATATAGTATTCTTTCCGGGGCTCAATCAGGCCCCGGGATCTTTTATTTTTTCAAATCCAAATGTTAAGTATATTTCACTTTCTTTTAATAAGAAGGCCAGGCCAAATCTTAAAGAAGATTGTGAGCGTATTAAAGAGGTATTTAAAACAAATCCTACCGCTCATATTGTGGCCCACTCTTTAAGTGCTCTATTAATAGAATGGCTAATACAACACGATGTGATTGAAGTAGGGGATCGTAAGATTACTTACGTTGCTCCTGCATTTATACCTCGTAATAAATTAGCAAAGCTTGTTGGTAAGGTTGCTAAAGGCCCTGCCGCAATCCTTCCAATACCATCTCTAGCTCCAATAAAGACTCGCGTTCGTTCATATGTAAGCCTTGGTGTTTATCGAGAAATTATTTTGTTAAACGAGAAGATTGAGCTAAAGAAATGTCTTCGTAAGGTTGTTGTTGATAAGAAAGATGAAATGTTAAATGTGAAGTTTCTTGGAAAGTTGCCAAATATTGAGATGGTAAGAGAAAATCGTTTCCCTCACCATCGCGCTTATGATTCATTAAAAAGAATTATTGATCAGACTTCTTAG
- the asnS gene encoding asparagine--tRNA ligase produces MTDLKRIELKKLFDRSSDFIGNEVVVKGWVRSVRKSKKFSFIVLNDGSSQDLLQIVADADIENYEALSTMLTGTCVSITGKVVESQGKNQTIEMQAVTGEIIGAVDESYPLQKKGTSLEHLRDIAHLRVRTNLFGAVFRVRHALAMATHNFFNEKGFFYLNSPIITAVDGEGAGEMFNVSTLDKQNPAKNDKGEVDFTKDYFGKDVSLCVTGQLEGECHALGLGKVYTFGPTFRSENSNTKRHLAEFWMIEPEVAFADLDDVADLAADYIKYMIDYAFTNCRKELEFLYKMPFTDVDASHFETLAAVRDGEFKKITYTEAIDILNASGQKFEFPTNWGDELQTEHEKYLTDVHFKSPVTVTDYPKTCKAFYMKQNDDGKTVRAMDVLVPGIGELIGGSQREEDLDKLTKRMDEMGMEKEGYWWYLELRKFGSAPHSGFGLGFERAIMYITGMSNIRDVIAFPRTPGNCDF; encoded by the coding sequence ATGACAGATTTAAAGCGTATTGAATTAAAGAAATTATTTGATCGTTCAAGTGATTTTATCGGTAATGAAGTAGTAGTTAAAGGTTGGGTTCGCTCAGTTAGAAAGTCTAAGAAGTTTTCATTCATTGTTCTTAATGATGGATCTTCTCAAGATCTACTCCAAATTGTTGCAGATGCTGATATTGAAAATTATGAAGCTCTATCAACGATGCTAACAGGAACATGTGTTTCAATCACAGGAAAGGTTGTTGAGTCTCAAGGAAAGAATCAAACAATTGAGATGCAAGCAGTTACTGGTGAAATTATTGGTGCAGTTGATGAGTCATATCCTCTTCAAAAGAAAGGAACTTCTCTTGAACACTTAAGAGACATTGCTCACTTAAGAGTTAGAACAAATCTCTTTGGCGCAGTTTTTCGTGTACGTCACGCACTTGCAATGGCCACTCATAATTTCTTTAATGAAAAAGGCTTCTTCTATTTAAATTCGCCAATTATTACTGCAGTAGATGGTGAAGGTGCTGGTGAGATGTTTAATGTATCAACTCTTGATAAGCAAAACCCGGCCAAAAATGATAAAGGTGAAGTTGATTTTACTAAGGACTACTTTGGTAAAGATGTTTCACTATGTGTTACAGGTCAGCTTGAAGGTGAGTGCCACGCTCTTGGTCTTGGTAAGGTTTATACATTTGGGCCGACATTTCGATCTGAAAACTCAAATACAAAACGTCACTTAGCAGAATTTTGGATGATCGAGCCTGAGGTTGCTTTTGCTGATCTTGATGATGTTGCTGATCTTGCTGCTGATTATATAAAGTATATGATTGATTATGCTTTCACTAATTGTCGTAAAGAACTTGAGTTCTTATATAAGATGCCATTTACAGATGTTGATGCATCTCATTTTGAAACTTTAGCTGCCGTTCGTGATGGAGAGTTCAAAAAGATTACTTACACAGAAGCAATTGATATATTAAATGCTTCTGGCCAAAAATTTGAATTCCCAACGAATTGGGGAGATGAGCTACAAACTGAACATGAAAAATACTTAACAGATGTTCACTTCAAGTCACCTGTTACAGTTACAGACTACCCGAAAACATGTAAGGCCTTCTATATGAAGCAAAATGACGATGGTAAAACTGTTCGTGCCATGGATGTTCTTGTTCCTGGTATTGGTGAGCTCATTGGTGGATCACAACGTGAAGAAGACCTTGATAAGCTTACAAAGCGTATGGATGAGATGGGAATGGAGAAAGAAGGTTACTGGTGGTACCTTGAGCTTCGTAAGTTCGGTTCTGCTCCTCACTCTGGTTTTGGCCTTGGGTTTGAAAGAGCAATTATGTATATTACTGGTATGAGCAATATTCGCGATGTAATTGCTTTCCCTCGTACGCCGGGAAATTGTGACTTCTAA
- a CDS encoding adenosine kinase, giving the protein MKKYDIYGMGNALVDMEFKVSDEFLTDHLIEKGLMTLVEKERQDHLLKALSGNNVGHSRACGGSAANTIIGATQLGAKTFYSCKVADDETGEFYKNDLLANGVKSNIEQGLYDGETGKCLVMISDDAERTMNTFLGTTATYSDDQLDLASLGESKWLYMEGYLVTGAAGIAACETARDYARKNDVKVALTFSDPGIVGFFKDGFKKMIGSEKLDLLFCNEEEAKSFTGLDNIDDAFNALKEVSHTFAITAGAKGAYLFDGNERLNVSSPKVTAMDTNGAGDLFAGAFLYGITNGLNYAQAGTLACSCSAKLVTQYGPRLEKETTQSILKEVL; this is encoded by the coding sequence ATGAAGAAGTACGATATTTATGGAATGGGAAATGCCCTTGTTGATATGGAATTTAAAGTTAGTGATGAATTCTTAACTGATCACTTAATAGAAAAAGGTCTTATGACTCTTGTTGAAAAGGAAAGACAAGATCATCTTCTTAAAGCTTTAAGTGGTAATAACGTTGGTCATTCCAGAGCATGTGGTGGTTCTGCTGCAAATACAATTATTGGTGCGACTCAGCTTGGAGCAAAGACTTTCTACTCTTGTAAAGTTGCAGATGATGAGACAGGAGAGTTCTACAAGAATGATCTTCTTGCTAATGGTGTAAAGTCTAATATTGAACAAGGCCTATATGATGGTGAAACAGGAAAGTGTCTCGTTATGATTTCAGATGATGCTGAAAGAACAATGAATACTTTCCTTGGAACAACTGCAACTTATTCAGATGATCAACTGGACCTTGCTAGTCTTGGTGAAAGTAAGTGGCTATATATGGAAGGCTACCTTGTTACTGGAGCTGCAGGCATTGCTGCTTGCGAAACGGCAAGAGATTATGCACGCAAAAATGATGTTAAAGTTGCATTAACTTTTTCTGATCCAGGTATTGTTGGATTCTTTAAAGATGGTTTCAAGAAAATGATCGGTAGTGAAAAACTTGATCTTCTATTTTGTAATGAAGAAGAAGCGAAGTCGTTCACAGGATTAGATAATATAGATGATGCCTTCAATGCTCTTAAAGAAGTTTCTCATACATTTGCTATCACTGCAGGGGCCAAAGGGGCTTACTTATTTGATGGAAATGAGCGTCTAAACGTTTCATCTCCAAAAGTAACAGCTATGGATACAAATGGTGCAGGTGACTTATTTGCTGGAGCATTCCTTTATGGGATTACTAATGGCCTAAATTACGCTCAAGCTGGAACACTTGCTTGTTCTTGCTCAGCAAAACTTGTGACTCAATATGGTCCAAGACTAGAAAAAGAAACAACTCAGAGTATTTTAAAAGAAGTTTTATAG
- the yaaA gene encoding peroxide stress protein YaaA: MDIVISPAKKLNFDHSEIELANSVELQTPAFIDEASELAKKMAKFDSSDLSKMMKLSDNLANLNVERFKKFKKTNDLGAAVFSFAGDTYQGLNASEFKKSELNYAQKHLKILSGLYGVLAPLDELRAYRLEMGTRINAEGLTNLYNFWGDKIVEKINEDAKKNKSKYLVNLASEEYFKSVKKDKLVPELVNIRFLDWKNGKYKVISFNAKRARGMMARYIIENKVKDIEGLKKFNVAGYQYDGFDDASNELIFKRREV, translated from the coding sequence ATGGATATTGTTATCTCACCTGCGAAAAAACTTAATTTTGACCACTCAGAAATTGAGCTTGCAAATAGTGTCGAATTACAAACGCCTGCATTCATCGATGAGGCCAGTGAGTTGGCAAAGAAAATGGCAAAATTTGATAGTAGTGATCTTTCTAAAATGATGAAGCTCTCTGACAATCTTGCTAATTTAAATGTGGAGCGTTTTAAAAAGTTTAAGAAGACAAATGATCTTGGTGCGGCCGTCTTTAGCTTTGCTGGCGATACATACCAGGGACTAAATGCAAGTGAATTCAAAAAAAGTGAGTTGAATTACGCCCAAAAGCATTTAAAAATCTTATCTGGTCTATATGGTGTTTTAGCACCACTTGATGAGTTAAGAGCTTATCGACTTGAGATGGGAACACGTATCAACGCAGAAGGATTAACAAATCTCTATAACTTCTGGGGCGATAAAATTGTTGAAAAAATCAATGAAGACGCTAAGAAGAATAAATCTAAGTACCTTGTTAACCTTGCTTCAGAAGAGTATTTCAAAAGTGTGAAGAAAGATAAGCTAGTTCCCGAATTAGTAAATATACGCTTTCTTGATTGGAAGAATGGTAAATATAAAGTGATCTCATTCAATGCTAAAAGAGCACGTGGAATGATGGCCCGTTATATTATCGAAAATAAAGTCAAAGATATTGAAGGTCTCAAGAAGTTTAATGTGGCCGGATATCAATATGATGGATTTGATGACGCTAGTAACGAATTAATATTTAAAAGAAGAGAAGTATAA
- a CDS encoding class I SAM-dependent methyltransferase: MKNDVKLTPIQILVHGIDINMKSLESQNDALGLWAKQLRDFGVEFEICSSLTDEVSYYLDFNGEQLSLIDLKKSSKLTLDWAKELKSHLKKRYAVTKEPLFRALKLKGDDLAHNQIIDATMGTGKDACLLLSFKCNLICFERNPYVFALGLWAYLQACASDDEMIAQAFKNQMRLEYGQAYSSEIPAGYDRCFYDPMYESGKSKTKSALSRKEMETFKELVGSDQDQATILSELCKKFKLVCFKRPLKAPNLELPDDSRCQKVVYTGKSTRYERYFIP, encoded by the coding sequence ATGAAAAATGACGTAAAACTAACACCTATTCAAATTCTTGTTCATGGCATTGATATTAATATGAAATCATTAGAATCTCAGAACGATGCACTAGGTCTTTGGGCCAAACAGTTAAGAGATTTTGGTGTCGAATTTGAGATTTGTTCAAGCTTAACTGATGAGGTTTCTTATTATTTAGATTTTAATGGTGAACAGTTAAGTTTAATTGATTTGAAAAAATCATCTAAGCTAACACTGGATTGGGCCAAAGAATTAAAGTCACATCTTAAAAAACGCTATGCAGTTACTAAGGAGCCTCTTTTTCGAGCTCTAAAACTCAAGGGTGATGATTTAGCACATAATCAAATTATTGATGCAACAATGGGGACAGGAAAGGATGCTTGTTTATTATTAAGTTTTAAATGCAATTTAATATGTTTTGAAAGAAACCCATATGTCTTTGCGTTAGGATTATGGGCCTATTTGCAGGCCTGTGCTAGTGACGACGAAATGATTGCTCAAGCCTTTAAAAATCAGATGAGGCTAGAATATGGCCAGGCCTATTCTAGTGAAATTCCAGCTGGCTACGATCGCTGCTTTTATGATCCGATGTACGAATCAGGTAAGTCCAAAACAAAGAGCGCCCTTAGCCGTAAGGAAATGGAAACATTCAAAGAACTTGTTGGAAGTGACCAAGACCAAGCTACTATTTTATCTGAATTATGTAAGAAATTTAAGTTGGTTTGTTTTAAGAGGCCATTGAAAGCACCTAATTTAGAACTACCGGATGATTCTAGGTGTCAGAAAGTTGTCTATACAGGTAAATCCACACGTTATGAACGTTATTTTATCCCTTAA
- the gcvPB gene encoding aminomethyl-transferring glycine dehydrogenase subunit GcvPB, protein MSHTQDVSNATIDKLGFDPRSLKVNSQDINRELAKNYISASDNDIESMLKELGLNSLDELFSHIKDDVKFSEKIALEKGLNYDELVANLDTLSKKNNIPTNYLGDGLPQYKIHDIVPYVCNIRGLTTAYTPYQPERSQGTLNTLWIYSSAITALTGFEAINSSLYERSTCLFEALKTGVRLARKKTKVLVSEAIYPQDRSVIETNAAHTGLEILWAPINKESGLIDFEITKEILTTNKDIAAFAFGQVNSLGLLEDVDALTDLCQENDVSSIAIIDPILLANKGLKKPSEYGSDKSGVTMIVGEGQHLCLDANYGGPGLGIFGIRFNEKNKNQIRQTAGRYVGNAVDMNNKQCLAMVLSTREQHIRREKATSNICSNQSFVATIAGAALLAHGDQGLETKLGISRQNTQYFLANILHLDGVELAFNAPYFNEVVLKINKPVKDFINSNDDIVIGKDITGRHGLEGNLLKISFGDLHSQEDIDKLINVFKNNFTGDENADVFMPDLPEKFLRTDAPGIAQFTLEEVKAFYDKCGELNVSPDDAIYPLGSCTMKYNPYVNDWAAGLKGFTMAHPDLDDKYTQGTLELLYNIQEDFKAITGLPGVVTQAVAGAQGELVGIKMFQAYHADKGNAQTKNVILIPKSAHGTNPATAAVAGFVPGKEDGKQVGIITLDADQRGQIDLEQLKEIIKTDGDRIAGIMVTNPNTAGVFEENFKEVADLIHSVDGLVYMDGANMNAIAGIVSLEKLGVDACHNNLHKTWTIPHGGGGPGDAIVAVSDKLVDYIPGTQVEKLSDGSFKKVRAKKCIGDFHRHDGNVAHKVRAYTYLKALGQDGVVTMSQIAVLSARYLFNKLKDVYPMLPLGADNTPRMHEFIITLSDDMFAHIEKSGTPKNQIIAKVGKLFLDFGLHAPTVAFPEVFGLMIEPTESFTKKELDEFCDVLIAIKNVLSDSPEVLQTAPHFTPIKKVDEVWANKNLKFYTELKELWELPSDEVSPKQLRLNDAIEVVEMIRKKHREIKEA, encoded by the coding sequence ATGTCACACACACAAGACGTTTCTAATGCAACAATCGATAAATTAGGATTTGATCCTAGAAGTTTGAAGGTAAACTCTCAGGATATAAACCGTGAGCTAGCAAAGAATTATATTAGCGCTAGTGATAACGACATAGAATCAATGTTAAAAGAGCTAGGTCTTAATTCTCTAGATGAGCTTTTTTCACATATCAAAGATGACGTTAAATTCTCTGAAAAGATCGCTTTAGAAAAGGGCCTTAACTACGACGAGCTAGTAGCAAATTTAGATACACTCTCTAAGAAAAATAACATCCCTACTAATTACTTAGGAGATGGACTACCACAATATAAGATTCACGATATTGTTCCTTACGTATGTAATATCCGCGGACTTACTACTGCCTACACTCCATATCAACCAGAAAGGTCTCAGGGAACACTTAATACTCTTTGGATCTATTCAAGTGCAATAACTGCACTAACTGGTTTTGAAGCAATTAACTCTTCTCTTTACGAAAGATCAACTTGCTTATTTGAAGCACTTAAAACAGGTGTTCGTTTAGCTAGAAAAAAAACAAAGGTTCTAGTAAGTGAGGCAATTTACCCACAAGACAGAAGTGTAATTGAAACAAATGCTGCACACACTGGATTAGAAATCTTATGGGCACCTATTAATAAAGAAAGTGGTCTTATTGATTTCGAAATTACAAAAGAGATCCTTACTACAAATAAAGACATCGCTGCATTTGCCTTTGGACAAGTAAACTCTCTTGGACTTTTAGAAGATGTCGATGCTCTAACAGATTTATGCCAAGAAAATGACGTGTCATCTATTGCAATTATTGATCCAATTCTTCTTGCAAACAAAGGACTTAAAAAACCAAGTGAGTACGGAAGTGACAAGTCAGGTGTCACAATGATTGTCGGTGAAGGCCAACACTTATGTCTTGATGCAAATTACGGAGGACCTGGTCTTGGTATTTTCGGTATTCGATTTAACGAAAAGAACAAGAATCAAATCCGTCAAACTGCTGGCCGCTATGTTGGTAATGCAGTTGATATGAATAATAAACAATGTCTAGCAATGGTTCTATCGACTCGTGAACAACATATTCGTCGAGAGAAGGCCACGAGCAATATTTGTTCTAACCAATCTTTTGTTGCAACAATTGCAGGAGCCGCCCTTCTTGCTCACGGTGATCAAGGGCTAGAAACGAAGCTTGGAATCTCAAGACAAAACACACAATACTTCCTTGCTAATATTTTACACCTTGATGGTGTTGAATTAGCTTTTAATGCGCCTTATTTCAATGAAGTCGTTTTAAAAATCAATAAGCCAGTAAAAGACTTCATCAACTCTAATGATGATATTGTTATAGGAAAAGATATCACTGGACGCCACGGCCTAGAAGGAAATCTATTAAAGATCTCATTTGGTGATCTTCATTCACAAGAAGATATCGACAAGCTTATTAACGTATTTAAAAATAATTTCACAGGTGATGAAAATGCAGATGTATTCATGCCTGATTTACCAGAAAAGTTCCTACGTACAGACGCACCAGGGATAGCTCAATTTACATTAGAAGAAGTAAAGGCCTTCTATGATAAATGTGGAGAGCTAAATGTATCTCCTGATGATGCGATCTATCCACTAGGTTCATGTACAATGAAGTATAACCCATACGTAAATGACTGGGCAGCAGGTCTAAAAGGCTTCACAATGGCCCACCCAGACCTAGACGATAAATACACTCAAGGAACTCTTGAGCTCCTTTATAATATTCAAGAAGACTTTAAGGCCATCACAGGACTACCAGGTGTTGTAACTCAAGCAGTTGCAGGAGCTCAAGGCGAGCTTGTTGGTATTAAAATGTTTCAAGCATACCATGCTGATAAAGGAAATGCGCAAACTAAGAATGTTATCTTAATACCAAAATCAGCGCATGGAACTAACCCAGCAACTGCTGCAGTGGCAGGATTCGTTCCTGGTAAAGAGGATGGAAAACAAGTCGGAATTATCACTCTTGATGCTGACCAAAGAGGTCAAATTGATCTTGAGCAATTAAAAGAGATTATTAAAACAGATGGTGATCGAATTGCCGGTATCATGGTTACAAATCCAAATACAGCAGGTGTTTTTGAAGAAAATTTCAAAGAAGTTGCAGACCTAATTCACTCAGTAGATGGGCTTGTCTATATGGATGGGGCCAACATGAATGCAATTGCAGGTATTGTCTCTCTAGAAAAGCTTGGTGTTGATGCTTGCCATAATAACCTACATAAAACTTGGACTATTCCACATGGTGGAGGTGGACCAGGTGATGCTATTGTAGCAGTAAGTGATAAACTCGTTGATTATATACCAGGTACTCAAGTTGAAAAACTTTCAGATGGAAGTTTCAAAAAAGTACGTGCAAAAAAATGCATCGGAGACTTTCACCGTCACGATGGAAATGTTGCCCACAAAGTTCGTGCATACACTTACCTTAAGGCCCTCGGTCAAGACGGCGTTGTTACGATGTCACAAATTGCAGTTTTAAGTGCAAGGTACTTATTTAATAAACTTAAAGATGTATATCCAATGCTACCTCTTGGTGCAGACAATACACCGAGAATGCATGAGTTTATTATTACATTAAGCGACGATATGTTTGCTCATATTGAAAAATCTGGGACACCAAAGAATCAAATCATTGCAAAGGTTGGAAAGCTATTTTTAGACTTCGGACTTCATGCTCCAACAGTTGCCTTCCCTGAAGTTTTTGGTTTAATGATCGAGCCAACTGAATCATTTACTAAAAAAGAACTAGATGAATTCTGTGATGTACTCATTGCAATCAAGAATGTTTTAAGCGATTCTCCAGAAGTTCTTCAAACAGCACCACACTTTACACCAATAAAGAAAGTTGATGAGGTATGGGCCAATAAGAATCTAAAATTCTACACAGAGCTTAAAGAATTGTGGGAGCTACCAAGTGACGAAGTTTCTCCTAAGCAATTAAGGCTGAATGATGCAATCGAAGTAGTTGAAATGATTAGAAAGAAACACAGAGAAATAAAAGAAGCATAG